One window from the genome of Acuticoccus sediminis encodes:
- a CDS encoding methyl-accepting chemotaxis protein, translating to MQYGRQPGIVNDLGFGWMLGGFAVLAAAAPLGLVLLGSPSLPGTETGATAAIAAAQSTLLYTAAAFAVILAVVGAGVVILHGRATAALGHAIGAVAAGEAVRIPEANARDGLGRAWSALAAVARQVTEGARFKAVLDSLPVPVMIADPHDDFRIHYMNKETYVELRPLENHLPFPLDRIKGQSIDVFHAGPARIRAALSDPKRMPWRSRIVLGGKENLDLDIHALTDSNGAYVATVLTWKVITNQVRSTDTFEMNVKSALEQIQSSFVDMRQQVGGIAAATASTRTMLSTGASAVSEATANVQMVASAAEELTATIAEINDRIAFSTKRAANAANETKSVARRADDLLAASERIGEVMGAISGIAYKTNLLALNATIEAASAGPAGKGFAVVAHEVKMLADQTAKATDQVSEETEAVRKLIKEVVTGVGEVTTVIDDIREAFDQVAAAVQEQQTATQSISASAHDAATGVSHAASTLSEVEALAASNLDATQVLNGRAEEIALANDNLSRNSDDLLKMMRAV from the coding sequence ATGCAGTACGGACGCCAGCCCGGCATCGTCAATGACCTGGGCTTCGGCTGGATGCTGGGAGGCTTCGCAGTCCTCGCGGCCGCGGCCCCTCTGGGCCTCGTCCTCCTCGGCTCTCCCAGCCTTCCGGGCACCGAAACCGGCGCCACGGCGGCCATCGCTGCAGCGCAGTCGACGCTCCTCTACACTGCCGCGGCCTTCGCCGTCATCCTTGCCGTCGTCGGCGCAGGTGTCGTCATTCTGCATGGCCGGGCGACCGCGGCCCTCGGCCACGCCATCGGCGCCGTCGCCGCGGGGGAGGCGGTCAGGATCCCCGAGGCGAACGCGCGGGACGGCCTGGGGCGCGCCTGGTCCGCGCTCGCGGCCGTCGCGCGGCAGGTGACCGAGGGCGCCCGCTTCAAGGCGGTGCTCGACAGTCTTCCCGTGCCGGTGATGATCGCAGATCCCCACGACGACTTCCGTATCCACTACATGAACAAGGAGACCTATGTGGAGCTGCGGCCGCTGGAAAACCACCTGCCGTTCCCGCTGGACCGGATCAAGGGCCAGTCCATCGACGTGTTCCACGCCGGCCCCGCCCGCATCCGCGCCGCCCTCAGCGATCCGAAGCGGATGCCCTGGCGCTCCCGGATCGTCCTCGGCGGCAAGGAGAACCTCGACCTCGACATCCACGCACTGACCGACAGCAACGGCGCCTACGTCGCGACGGTCCTGACCTGGAAGGTGATCACCAACCAGGTGCGCTCGACGGACACGTTCGAGATGAACGTCAAGTCGGCGCTGGAGCAGATCCAGTCCTCGTTCGTCGACATGCGCCAGCAGGTCGGCGGCATCGCTGCCGCGACCGCGTCGACGCGCACGATGCTGTCGACCGGCGCCAGCGCGGTCAGCGAAGCGACCGCCAACGTGCAGATGGTGGCGAGCGCCGCCGAGGAGCTGACCGCCACCATCGCCGAGATCAACGACCGCATTGCCTTCTCGACCAAGCGGGCCGCCAACGCCGCGAACGAGACCAAGAGCGTCGCCAGACGCGCCGACGACCTCCTCGCGGCGAGCGAGCGCATTGGCGAGGTGATGGGCGCCATCTCCGGCATCGCCTACAAGACGAACCTCCTCGCCCTCAACGCCACCATCGAGGCGGCGAGCGCGGGACCGGCCGGCAAGGGGTTCGCCGTCGTCGCTCACGAGGTGAAGATGCTGGCCGACCAGACCGCCAAGGCGACCGATCAGGTGTCCGAGGAGACCGAGGCGGTCCGCAAGCTCATCAAGGAGGTCGTCACCGGCGTCGGCGAGGTGACCACCGTGATCGACGACATCCGCGAGGCGTTCGACCAGGTGGCCGCCGCCGTGCAGGAGCAGCAGACGGCGACGCAGTCGATCTCCGCCAGCGCGCACGACGCGGCGACCGGCGTCAGCCACGCGGCGAGCACGCTGAGCGAGGTGGAGGCGCTCGCCGCCTCGAACCTCGACGCCACGCAGGTGCTGAACGGGCGCGCCGAGGAGATCGCGCTCGCCAACGACAACCTGTCGCGCAACTCGGATGATCTGCTGAAGATGATGCGGGCGGTCTGA
- the der gene encoding ribosome biogenesis GTPase Der — MKVAIAGRANVGKSTLFNRLVGKRLAIVDDTPGVTRDRREAEARLQDLTFTVVDTAGFEGADEGTLEHRMWAQMGRALDEADVYLFVVDARAGVTPLDEQLADEVRRRGKPVVLVANKAEGRNGEVASLEAYSLGLGDPIAFSAEHGDGLSDLRDALMEAFESVGEPLPEEDEDASKPISVAILGRPNVGKSTLLNQIIGEERMLTGPEAGLTRDSITVDFSRGEQHFRLVDTAGLRRRARVTEALEKASTGDTIRAMKYAEAAIVVLDATMPFEKQDLTILDLVAREGRALVIAFNKWDLVPTPDESIRAAREAVNRLIPQAAGIRVVPVSALSGRGVDKLMATVGDAVERWSTRISTGKLNRWLEMATQRHAPPAVSGRRIKIRYMTQAKSRPPTFIAFCSRPDALPDSYKRYLINSLRETFDMPGVPIRLLLRKGDNPYA; from the coding sequence ATGAAGGTCGCCATCGCCGGGCGCGCGAACGTCGGAAAGTCGACGCTGTTCAACCGCCTCGTCGGCAAACGTCTTGCCATCGTCGACGATACGCCCGGTGTCACGCGCGATCGGCGCGAGGCCGAGGCGCGTCTTCAGGACCTCACGTTCACGGTGGTCGACACCGCAGGCTTCGAGGGCGCCGACGAGGGCACCCTCGAACACCGCATGTGGGCGCAGATGGGCCGCGCGCTGGACGAGGCCGACGTCTACCTCTTCGTGGTGGACGCGCGCGCCGGCGTGACGCCGCTCGACGAGCAGCTTGCCGACGAGGTGCGCCGCCGCGGCAAGCCGGTGGTGCTCGTCGCCAACAAGGCCGAGGGGCGCAACGGCGAGGTCGCCAGCCTGGAGGCCTACAGCCTCGGCCTCGGCGACCCGATCGCGTTCTCGGCCGAGCACGGCGACGGCCTCAGCGACCTGCGCGACGCGCTGATGGAGGCGTTCGAGTCCGTGGGCGAGCCGCTGCCCGAGGAGGACGAGGACGCCAGCAAGCCGATCAGCGTCGCGATCCTCGGCCGCCCGAACGTCGGCAAGTCGACCCTGCTCAACCAGATCATCGGGGAGGAGCGGATGCTGACCGGCCCCGAGGCCGGGCTCACGCGCGATTCCATCACCGTGGACTTCAGCCGCGGCGAGCAGCATTTCCGCCTGGTGGACACCGCGGGCCTGCGCCGCCGCGCACGCGTCACCGAGGCGCTGGAGAAGGCCTCCACGGGCGACACCATCCGCGCCATGAAGTACGCGGAGGCCGCGATCGTCGTGCTCGATGCGACGATGCCGTTCGAGAAGCAGGACCTCACGATCCTCGACCTCGTGGCACGCGAGGGCCGCGCGCTGGTGATCGCCTTCAACAAGTGGGACCTCGTCCCGACCCCCGACGAATCGATCCGCGCAGCGCGTGAGGCGGTGAACCGGCTGATCCCGCAGGCGGCGGGCATCCGTGTCGTTCCGGTGTCCGCGCTGTCGGGTCGCGGTGTCGACAAGCTGATGGCGACGGTGGGCGACGCGGTGGAGCGGTGGTCGACCCGCATCTCCACCGGCAAGCTCAACCGCTGGCTCGAGATGGCGACGCAGCGGCACGCGCCGCCGGCGGTCTCCGGCCGCCGCATCAAGATCCGCTACATGACGCAGGCGAAGTCCCGTCCGCCGACGTTCATCGCCTTCTGCTCGCGTCCCGACGCGCTGCCGGATTCCTACAAGCGCTACCTCATCAACAGTCTGCGCGAGACGTTCGACATGCCGGGCGTCCCCATCCGCCTCCTCCTGCGCAAGGGCGACAACCCGTACGCATAG
- a CDS encoding sodium:solute symporter family transporter: MTLSAPLVVSVGGVYLALLFLVAFITDRLAVEGRAKFLASPIVYTLSLAVYCTSWTFFGAVGTASRSGIEFVTIYIGPTLALMAGWLFLPKMVRIAKAQRITSIADFMSARYGKSRAVAVLVTVIALASITPYIALQLIAIRRSFVVLSGGQADGAGTAFWVAATMVFFVIVFGTRRVNADESQPGIVAAIAFESIVKLAALLAVAILAMLVLMEPPAAGSLFGNGETALDAISAFDPGDGARWTTLLLLSAAAIICLPRQFQVAVVENRSEDHITVASWLFPLYLFLLTLAAVPIAAAGLIALPAGAEPDLYVLTLPLARDSMFLALGAFVGGLSAATSMVIVASLALAVMISNHLVAPLLVGRVNRPGGIGAAVLVTRRIAIAGVIGLGTLYAEAHGSGGGLASIGLIAFAGVGQFAPALIVGLFWRRANRYGATAGLATGAALWVALLLLPSFGVGTELVDFARSVLLPPDHLFGPDAVDPLVFGASISIGLNVMVYLVVSLATAGGVVDELQATVFVDALRRGGAEPTLRRSASRRELMRLARRILGPQRADEVFAAMRTTTDEAADSTLIAQVERELAFAVGTSSAHTLVTQIAIGEPLAVDAAITLLRETQEAIEAARQLDIRSLELERTTAELAGTNASLKALLAEKDDFLSRVSHEMRTPVTAVRSFAELLREGSLDPDRAARFVDIILEESRRLTRLLDDILDLSRLEAGVAPIQMERIDAAAAIAEAAAVMDGFAQRQGVAIRVDATGPVYVRADADRLKQVLVNLLSNAIKFCGDGPVVISAATEYGTAVLRVRDRGPGIASEIQPRLFGKFVSGTAPHGLAGAGLGLAISRQIMRGLGGSLALEMTGPTGTVFAARLPLAGEPRARLAS; the protein is encoded by the coding sequence ATGACGCTCAGCGCACCCCTCGTCGTCAGCGTCGGCGGGGTCTACCTCGCGCTCCTATTCCTCGTCGCCTTCATCACCGACCGCCTCGCCGTCGAGGGGCGGGCGAAGTTCCTCGCCTCGCCGATCGTCTACACCCTGTCACTGGCGGTCTACTGCACCTCCTGGACCTTCTTCGGCGCGGTCGGCACCGCGTCGCGCTCGGGGATCGAGTTCGTCACCATCTACATCGGCCCGACGCTCGCGCTGATGGCGGGGTGGCTGTTCCTGCCCAAGATGGTGCGCATCGCCAAGGCGCAGCGCATCACGTCCATCGCCGACTTCATGTCCGCCCGCTACGGCAAGAGCCGCGCCGTCGCGGTGCTCGTGACGGTGATCGCGCTCGCCTCGATCACGCCCTACATCGCGCTCCAGCTCATCGCCATCCGCCGCTCCTTCGTCGTCCTCTCCGGCGGGCAGGCCGACGGGGCGGGCACCGCCTTCTGGGTCGCCGCCACGATGGTGTTCTTCGTCATCGTCTTCGGCACGCGCCGGGTGAACGCCGACGAGAGCCAGCCGGGCATCGTCGCCGCGATCGCGTTCGAGTCCATCGTCAAGCTGGCGGCGCTCCTCGCGGTGGCGATCCTCGCGATGCTGGTCCTGATGGAGCCGCCCGCCGCCGGATCGCTGTTCGGCAACGGCGAGACGGCGCTCGACGCGATCAGCGCGTTCGACCCGGGCGACGGCGCGCGGTGGACCACGCTCCTGCTGCTCTCCGCCGCCGCCATCATATGCCTGCCGCGGCAGTTCCAGGTGGCGGTGGTCGAGAACCGGTCCGAGGACCACATCACCGTCGCCTCCTGGCTCTTTCCCCTATACCTGTTCCTTCTCACGCTCGCGGCGGTGCCGATCGCGGCGGCCGGGCTCATCGCGCTCCCCGCCGGCGCCGAGCCGGACCTCTACGTCCTCACCCTGCCGCTCGCCCGGGACTCGATGTTCCTCGCCCTCGGGGCATTCGTCGGCGGGCTGTCGGCGGCGACCTCGATGGTCATCGTCGCCTCGCTGGCGCTGGCGGTGATGATCTCCAACCACCTCGTCGCCCCGCTCCTCGTCGGGCGCGTCAACCGGCCCGGCGGCATCGGCGCGGCGGTCCTCGTCACCCGCCGGATCGCCATCGCCGGCGTCATCGGCCTCGGCACCCTCTACGCGGAGGCGCACGGCTCCGGCGGGGGCCTCGCCTCCATCGGCCTCATCGCCTTCGCGGGTGTCGGCCAGTTTGCACCGGCTCTCATCGTCGGCCTCTTCTGGCGCCGGGCGAACCGCTACGGCGCGACCGCCGGCCTCGCGACCGGGGCCGCCCTCTGGGTCGCGCTCCTCCTGCTGCCGAGCTTCGGCGTCGGCACCGAGCTGGTGGACTTCGCCCGGTCGGTCCTGCTGCCGCCGGACCACCTCTTCGGGCCCGACGCGGTCGACCCCCTCGTCTTCGGCGCGTCCATCTCCATCGGCCTCAACGTGATGGTCTACCTCGTCGTGTCGCTCGCCACCGCCGGCGGCGTGGTCGACGAGCTGCAGGCGACGGTCTTCGTCGACGCGCTGCGCCGCGGCGGGGCCGAGCCGACGCTGCGCCGCTCGGCCAGCCGGCGCGAGCTGATGCGCCTCGCCCGTCGCATCCTCGGCCCGCAGCGCGCCGACGAGGTCTTCGCGGCGATGCGCACCACCACCGACGAAGCGGCCGACAGCACGCTGATCGCACAGGTCGAGCGGGAACTCGCCTTCGCCGTCGGCACCTCGTCGGCGCATACGCTGGTGACGCAGATCGCGATCGGCGAGCCGCTCGCCGTGGACGCCGCCATCACGCTGCTGCGCGAGACGCAGGAGGCGATCGAGGCGGCCCGCCAGCTCGACATCCGGTCGCTGGAGCTCGAGCGCACGACCGCCGAGCTCGCCGGCACCAACGCCTCCCTGAAGGCCCTGCTCGCGGAGAAGGACGACTTCCTGAGCCGCGTCAGCCACGAGATGCGCACCCCGGTGACGGCGGTCCGCTCCTTCGCCGAGCTCCTGCGCGAGGGATCGCTGGACCCGGACCGGGCGGCGCGGTTCGTCGACATCATCCTGGAGGAGAGCCGCCGCCTGACGCGCCTCCTCGACGATATCCTCGACCTGTCGCGCCTCGAGGCGGGCGTCGCGCCGATCCAGATGGAGCGCATCGACGCGGCCGCCGCCATCGCCGAGGCGGCCGCCGTGATGGACGGCTTCGCCCAGCGCCAGGGCGTCGCCATCCGCGTCGACGCGACCGGGCCGGTCTACGTGAGGGCCGACGCGGACCGGCTGAAGCAGGTGCTCGTCAACCTCCTGTCCAACGCCATCAAGTTCTGCGGCGACGGGCCGGTGGTGATCAGCGCCGCGACCGAGTACGGGACGGCCGTCCTGCGCGTGCGCGACCGCGGCCCCGGCATCGCGTCGGAGATCCAGCCGCGCCTCTTCGGCAAGTTCGTCAGCGGGACGGCGCCGCATGGCCTCGCCGGGGCGGGCCTCGGCCTCGCCATCTCCCGCCAGATCATGCGCGGCCTCGGCGGCTCCCTCGCGCTCGAGATGACCGGGCCGACCGGCACGGTGTTCGCCGCGCGCCTGCCGCTCGCCGGCGAGCCGCGGGCCCGCCTCGCAAGCTGA
- a CDS encoding response regulator transcription factor: MRVLVVEDEPHIAEAVTFLLEREGHQVTVVASGADAGAAVGGCDLLVLDIMLPGRSGFDIARDVLALAQRPKICVLTAKGQKEDRERMLKMGVDAFVSKPFSNSELMETVRGLAAP; encoded by the coding sequence ATGCGCGTTCTCGTGGTGGAAGACGAGCCCCATATCGCCGAGGCGGTGACCTTCCTGCTGGAGCGGGAGGGCCATCAGGTCACCGTCGTTGCGAGCGGCGCCGACGCCGGCGCGGCGGTCGGCGGCTGCGATCTCCTCGTGCTCGACATCATGCTGCCCGGCCGCTCCGGGTTCGACATCGCGCGCGACGTGCTCGCGCTCGCCCAGCGGCCCAAGATCTGCGTCCTCACCGCCAAGGGGCAGAAGGAGGACCGGGAGCGCATGCTGAAGATGGGCGTCGACGCGTTCGTCTCGAAGCCGTTCTCCAACAGCGAGCTGATGGAGACGGTCCGCGGCCTCGCCGCCCCGTGA
- a CDS encoding helix-turn-helix domain-containing protein encodes MATVQRVPIGDRIRSQRRTRGVTQRDLASSIGVSPAYLSLIESDKRQIGGRLLKRIAERLGVPTDAFTAVSDDRLASDLHEIAQRIDAAPPGMAAPLVAFSPEWARVVLELHTRAITAEARAFRLADRFARDPQWTSFAHDILSRITSIRSAAEILSDDALLDEAQRERFTGTVVAESARLTDVARDMIAALQSGTTADAAGADVREVDAFLHDNNNYFGTIETLLEAHPLPGLAGLPSERFAAARRAVEERFPTVVDDVIGDHEFRTEGAERRARGAIWRYAAGAAMMPYRPFREAALEARYDLDDLSARFGASFEQVAHRLATLRRPGEEGVPFAFLRVDPAGTVSKRLSTTELRLPLFGACPLWVVYETFAQPGRTLSQMVDLGGERFLLIARAVEKTPRRQAQPPTRFAIMLGVAAEHAGAVVYGDAFASHRDSVITFAGYECLSCKRPACQQRAHGAEGA; translated from the coding sequence ATGGCAACGGTGCAGCGCGTACCAATTGGCGACCGCATCAGGTCGCAACGGCGAACGCGCGGTGTGACGCAGCGCGACCTCGCATCCTCCATCGGCGTCTCACCCGCCTACCTCTCCCTCATCGAGAGCGACAAGCGGCAGATCGGCGGCCGGCTGCTGAAGCGCATCGCCGAGCGCCTCGGCGTGCCGACGGACGCCTTCACCGCCGTCAGCGACGACCGCCTCGCCTCCGACCTGCACGAGATCGCCCAGCGGATCGACGCGGCGCCCCCCGGCATGGCCGCGCCCCTCGTCGCCTTCTCGCCGGAGTGGGCGAGGGTGGTGCTGGAACTCCATACCCGCGCCATCACCGCCGAGGCGCGCGCCTTCCGCCTCGCCGACCGCTTCGCGCGCGACCCGCAGTGGACCTCCTTCGCGCACGACATCCTGTCACGCATCACCTCGATCCGCTCAGCGGCCGAGATCCTCTCCGACGACGCGCTCCTCGACGAGGCCCAGCGCGAGCGCTTCACCGGGACCGTCGTCGCCGAGAGCGCCCGCCTGACGGACGTCGCGCGCGACATGATCGCCGCGCTGCAGTCGGGCACCACCGCGGACGCCGCCGGCGCGGACGTGCGCGAGGTCGACGCTTTCCTGCACGACAACAACAACTATTTCGGCACCATCGAGACGCTGCTCGAGGCGCACCCGCTGCCCGGCCTCGCGGGCCTTCCGAGCGAACGCTTTGCGGCAGCCCGGCGGGCGGTGGAGGAGCGCTTCCCGACCGTCGTCGACGACGTCATCGGCGATCACGAGTTCCGCACCGAAGGGGCCGAACGGCGCGCCCGCGGCGCGATCTGGCGCTACGCCGCCGGCGCGGCGATGATGCCCTACCGCCCGTTCCGGGAGGCCGCGCTCGAGGCGCGCTACGACCTCGACGACCTCTCCGCCCGCTTCGGCGCGAGCTTCGAGCAGGTGGCCCACCGCCTCGCCACGCTGCGCCGGCCGGGGGAGGAGGGGGTGCCCTTCGCGTTCCTGCGGGTCGACCCCGCCGGCACCGTCTCGAAGCGCCTCTCCACGACCGAGCTTCGCCTGCCCCTCTTCGGCGCCTGCCCGCTCTGGGTGGTCTACGAGACCTTCGCCCAGCCCGGCCGCACGCTGTCGCAGATGGTGGACCTAGGCGGCGAGCGGTTCCTGCTGATCGCCCGCGCGGTGGAGAAGACGCCGCGCCGTCAGGCCCAGCCGCCGACGCGCTTCGCCATCATGCTGGGGGTCGCCGCCGAGCACGCCGGGGCCGTTGTCTACGGCGATGCCTTCGCCTCGCACCGCGACAGCGTGATCACCTTTGCCGGATACGAGTGCCTGTCGTGCAAGCGGCCTGCCTGCCAGCAGCGCGCCCACGGCGCGGAAGGGGCCTGA
- a CDS encoding substrate-binding protein — protein sequence MTKLIRPSRRRFLHGTALAGAALATPAFFTRGAWAADFCNNPAGSTVTLGFNVPQTGPYADEGKDELRAFELAVKHLNGEGDGGMLSTFKPSNLKGNGILGRKVEFVTGDTQTKSDAARATARRMIEKDGVIMVSGGSSSGVAVAVQSLCQEMGVLFMAGLTHSNDTTGKDKRRYGFRHFFNAYQSGVALGSVLAEAYGKERRAYHLTADYTWGWTQEESIKNATEAQGWETVQTVRTPLGAGDFSQYLTPVLNSGADVLILNHYGGDMVNSLTQAVQFGMRDKQVNGKQFEIVVPLYSELMAEGAGENVKGIFGTSNWSWQLDNDGTKAFAKSFGQVYGRPPSQAAHTCYVQTLLYANAVETAGTFAPPEVIKALEGFEFDGMGNGPTLYRDTDHQCFKDVLVVQGNEKPTSQFDLLKVYKIVPRSEVTYDPSIFGGELGPYDVAGCAA from the coding sequence ATGACAAAGCTGATCCGGCCGTCCCGCCGTCGCTTCCTTCACGGAACGGCCCTGGCCGGCGCCGCACTGGCGACACCCGCGTTCTTCACGCGCGGCGCCTGGGCCGCCGACTTCTGCAACAACCCCGCCGGCTCCACCGTCACGCTCGGCTTCAACGTCCCCCAGACCGGCCCCTACGCCGACGAGGGCAAGGACGAGCTGCGCGCGTTCGAGCTTGCCGTGAAGCACCTCAACGGCGAGGGCGACGGCGGCATGCTCAGCACCTTCAAGCCGTCCAACCTCAAGGGGAACGGCATTCTCGGCCGGAAGGTCGAGTTCGTCACCGGCGACACCCAGACCAAGTCCGACGCCGCCCGCGCCACCGCCCGCCGCATGATCGAGAAGGACGGCGTCATCATGGTCTCGGGAGGCTCCTCGTCGGGCGTCGCGGTGGCCGTGCAGTCGCTCTGCCAGGAGATGGGCGTCCTCTTCATGGCCGGCCTCACCCACTCCAACGACACCACCGGCAAGGACAAGCGCCGCTACGGCTTCCGCCACTTCTTCAACGCCTACCAGTCCGGCGTCGCGCTGGGTTCGGTGCTGGCCGAGGCCTACGGCAAGGAGCGCCGCGCCTACCACCTGACCGCCGACTACACCTGGGGCTGGACGCAGGAAGAGTCGATCAAGAACGCGACCGAGGCGCAGGGATGGGAGACCGTACAGACGGTCCGCACGCCGCTCGGCGCGGGCGACTTCTCGCAGTACCTCACCCCGGTCCTGAACTCCGGCGCCGACGTCCTCATCCTGAACCACTACGGCGGCGACATGGTGAACTCGCTGACGCAGGCGGTGCAGTTCGGCATGCGCGACAAGCAGGTCAACGGCAAGCAGTTCGAGATCGTCGTGCCGCTCTACTCGGAGCTGATGGCCGAGGGCGCGGGCGAGAACGTGAAGGGCATCTTCGGCACCTCCAACTGGTCCTGGCAGCTCGATAACGACGGCACCAAGGCGTTCGCCAAGTCGTTCGGCCAGGTGTACGGCCGTCCGCCGTCCCAGGCGGCCCACACCTGCTACGTGCAGACCCTCCTCTACGCCAACGCGGTGGAGACCGCCGGCACCTTCGCCCCGCCGGAGGTCATCAAGGCCCTGGAAGGGTTCGAGTTCGACGGCATGGGCAACGGCCCGACCCTCTACCGCGACACCGACCACCAGTGCTTCAAGGACGTGCTGGTCGTGCAGGGCAACGAGAAGCCGACGTCCCAGTTCGACCTCCTCAAGGTCTACAAGATCGTCCCGCGCTCGGAGGTCA